The nucleotide sequence GAAAAGAAATGTCAAGAAGTTTCTGGTTCTTTCTCCCTCTCTCTATGAAAAGCCGGCTGTGCTAGAAAGAGCCAGAAGATGCGAGAGAAAACTGTTTGTTGAATTACGGGGCGTATTCAAAGGGGCTTTTAAATGTCgcttaaattttaagtttgaCAGGCTAATAATTGCTTGCCTATAtctaaatattattatatttgcaTTAGGGGATCATAGGGAAAACCTTCTCTGCAGGCAAAATCTAACGAAGATGGCAACCCCCCATCATTTTATTAAAGTTCCGTCCCTGGTTGCCATGCACTAGTGTGTGTGAGCCCAGCGTCAGTATAAAAGCCGGCGTCAACGTCGCCCGAGCACAGTCTAAACTGAAAAATTGAAGGCAAACGTTGAAGCAAACTTCGctaaaaaaattcgaaaaagcaaaaaaaattccTTTGTCTAGACAGGGTTGTGaataaagagaaaaaaaatcaaaaatgtcAATTATACCACTGCTGCACTTGGCCCGGGAGTTGGATCATGACTACCGCACCGACTGGGGGCATTTGCTGGAGGATGACTTCGGTTTTGGCGTCCATGCCCACGATCTGTTCCATCCGCGTCGCCTGCTACTGCCCAACACCCTGGGACTGGGTCGTCGTCGTTATTCGCCGTACGAGAGGAGCCATGGCCACCACAATCAAATGTCACGTCGCGCGTCGGGGGGTCCAAACGCTCTGCTGCCCGCCGTGGGCAAAGATGGCTTCCAGGTGTGCATGGATGTGTCGCAGTTCAAGCCCAACGAGCTGACCGTCAAGGTGGTGGACAACACCGTGGTGGTAGAGGGGAAGCACGAGGAGCGCGAGGACGGCCATGGAATGATCCAGCGTCACTTTGTGCGCAAGTATACCCTGCCCAAGGGCTTTGACCCCAACGAGGTAGTGTCCACTGTCTCATCCGACGGTGTGCTGACCCTCAAGGCCCCGCCGCCGCCCAGCAAGGAACAGGCCAAGTCGGAGCGCATTGTCCAGATCCAGCAAACGGGGCCTGCCCATTTGAGCGTCAAGGCACCGGCACCCGAGGCTGGCGATGGAAAAGCCGAAAATGGCAGCGGCGAGAAAATGGAGACTAGCAAGTAAAAGACGAAAAGAGGAAGACTAGGAGATGAAGAAGAcgagaagaggaagaagactAGAAGAGGAAGAAGTCGTGAAGGAGGAAGAAGACGACGAGATTCGCTGGCGAAGCACGAGAGAAAGAAGAATTTAAAAGAAGAAACGGGAGTGTTGCCGCGCTGCTCGGAGAGAGCAAGACTAAAAAGGACACACCACAACACACCCAATGTATTACATTCACACACATCACATCAttacatcatcatcataacaTCCTAGACTAAGTGATTTTAAACTCCATTTATCATAAtgcataaaaaaaacaaaattttagtGTGTATTATTAGGCTAAACAACTGGAGGATTCATTGCTCCCTTTGAGTTTATACTTTTTGTAACAAGAACAGGCGCAACACTCGGGagaattttgcatttcatttgtgaATAAACgaatacaataaatacaaatacacgAAAAGAAGTCAGCTGTCGagtttttgttggttttttttcctttttagcTTCGAATCTGCAAATGTATTTGCATTTAGGGTAAACCGGCTTTTGTTGGGTGTCGTTAACTTTCAAGGGGTCTTATGTACATATTCTGTTTTCCTTGTCCTTGAATTGGACTTGTGGAAAATTAAATGGTCAGCCAATTGCTTAACCTTTGTCGACGATTGTTATGATGATTTGTAATGATTTTGCACAATTCAGAAAtcgatataaaaaaaaatgggaaatgatttttgtttttcaattacattttgaCAAACGTCATGCAAATATTTCCAGTTCCGCgcacactgaaagaaaatccAAGATAAGAAcgacatttaaataatttaatcaattgtttgcacatatttatttaaatatttaatacataataaaaaatttagtTGCCCGTTCTGATTTCATATTGGTTGTTTTATGCTCGTAACTTGTAGCGATCATAAGTATTTACTGTTAattctatatctatatctaaaACGGCTTTCATTCATATTTCTCAGCTGGGTGTTGAGATACGGATATATCTCAGTTTTCTCGGCTCCGTGGAGCTTTCGCTGTTAACCGCGAAAAAGCTTTTAGTGGTTgtcatgttgctgttgttggttttATCTTAGTTGATGTTaagtaaaaatgtattttatgtatttttctGCATTTTCTACGGCTGCGGCTGCTGTCAATATGTTTTTGCTTGCATTTATGCAcgttatgtatgtatattcaaTGACGCTTAATCACAgatcaattttttaaaatttcatttgactTAGAAGTTAAGAAACAAAACACATCCGAAGCACGAGAGAAAGAAGAATTTAAAAGAAGAAACGGGAGTGTTGCCGCGCTGCTCGGAGAGAGCAAGACTAAAAAGGACACACCACAACACACCCAATGTATTACATTCACACACATCACATCAttacatcatcatcataacaTCCTAGACTAAGTGATTTTAAACTCCATTTATCATAAtgcataaaaaaaacaaaattttagtGTGTATTATTAGGCTAAACAACTGGAGGATTCATTGCTCCCTTTGAGTTTATACTTTTTGTAACAAGAACAGGCGCAACACTCGGGagaattttgcatttcatttgtgaATAAACgaatacaataaatacaaatacacgAAAAGAAGTCAGCTGTCGagtttttgttggttttttttcctttttagcTTCGAATCTGCAAATGTATTTGCATTTAGGGTAAACCGGCTTTTGTTGGGTGTCGTTAACTTTCAAGGGGTCTTATGTACATATTCTGTTTTCCTTGTCCTTGAATTGGACTTGTGGAAAATTAAATGGTCAGCCAATTGCTTAACCTTTGTCGACGATTGTTATGATGATTTGTAATGATTTTGCACAATTCAGAAAtcgatataaaaaaaaatgggaaatgatttttgtttttcaattacattttgaCAAACGTCATGCAAATATTTCCAGTTCCGCgcacactgaaagaaaatccAAGATAAGAAcgacatttaaataatttaatcaattgtttgcacatatttatttaaatatttaatacataataaaaaatttagtTGCCCGTTCTGATTTCATATTGGTTGTTTTATGCTCGTAACTTGTAGCG is from Drosophila melanogaster chromosome 3L and encodes:
- the Hsp27 gene encoding heat shock protein 27, isoform A, which produces MSIIPLLHLARELDHDYRTDWGHLLEDDFGFGVHAHDLFHPRRLLLPNTLGLGRRRYSPYERSHGHHNQMSRRASGGPNALLPAVGKDGFQVCMDVSQFKPNELTVKVVDNTVVVEGKHEEREDGHGMIQRHFVRKYTLPKGFDPNEVVSTVSSDGVLTLKAPPPPSKEQAKSERIVQIQQTGPAHLSVKAPAPEAGDGKAENGSGEKMETSK